In one window of Cydia fagiglandana chromosome 10, ilCydFagi1.1, whole genome shotgun sequence DNA:
- the LOC134668394 gene encoding pre-mRNA-splicing factor Slu7, which produces MAATTRASVSQILRNKDDAGEEEDEPKKKSREDWRKAKELEEARKAGTAPAAVDETGKDINPHIPQYISSAPWYYGTSGPTLKHQRPQEDREAQFTKLDTFYNKGVDTTKVATKFRKGACENCGAMTHKKKDCLDRPRKIGAKYTNAGIAPDEFNQPNLNLSYDGKRDRWNGYDPSEHKAIIEEYQKIEEAKRELRAKKLEQDPTAVEDDDNAEEDEDKYVDEVDMPGTKVDSKQRITVRNLRIREDTAKYLRNLDPNSAYYDPKTRSMRDNPNPETAESDYTGENFVRFTGDTRAHAAAQLFAWEAHARGVDVHLLAEPTKLQVLQREYHDKFHKFKTQVKESVLEKYGGEEHLKVPPRELLLAQTEVFTQYNRDGTVANGPEKQLAKSKYEEDVLINNHTSVWGSYWRDGQWGYKCCHSFIKMSYCVGEAGKSVVLEVKDADTGKASSSSAVFKEPAEKKKDKKEKEKSSSSSSSSSSSSSSDSEPDHRSKTEKTSKKKKKRKSKKKRKKDKKELKKEEDKLKKALEAEERQQKHASYLLSVDERKRPYNSMYEAKAPTEEEMEAYRMKRQREEDPMSQFM; this is translated from the exons ATGGCTGCAACGACAAGAGCGTCTGTGTCGCAGATATTGCGCAATAAAGACGACGCTGGTGAAGAAGAAGATGAGCCTAAAAAGAAGTCCCGCGAGGACTGGCGGAAGGCTAAAGAGCTAGAGGAGGCTCGGAAAGCTGGCACTGCACCCGCTGCCGTCGACGAAACAG GAAAAGATATAAACCCGCACATTCCACAGTACATATCTTCTGCACCATGGTATTATGGGACGTCCGGGCCAACACTCAAGCATCAGCGGCCTCAGGAGGATAGGGAGGCCCAGTTTACCAAACTTGACACATTTTACAATAAGGGTGTTGACACA ACCAAAGTAGCAACCAAATTCAGGAAAGGGGCCTGTGAAAACTGTGGAGCCATGACACATAAGAAGAAAGATTGTTTGGACAGACCTAGAAAG ATTGGCGCTAAATACACAAATGCAGGCATAGCACCAGATGAGTTCAACCAGCCCAACCTGAACCTCAGTTATGACGGCAAGAGGGACAGGTGGAATGGTTATGACCCGTCGGAACACAAGGCTATCATCGAAGAGTACCAGAAAATTGAGGAGGCTAAAAGGGAGCTGAGGGCTAAGAAGTTGGAACAAG ATCCAACAGCAGTGGAAGATGATGATAATGCGGAGGAGGATGAAGACAAATATGTGGATGAAGTGGACATGCCCGGTACTAAG GTGGACTCGAAGCAGCGCATCACAGTGCGTAACCTGCGTATCCGAGAAGACACGGCCAAGTACTTGCGGAACCTCGACCCGAACTCGGCCTACTACGACCCCAAGACCCGGTCCATGAGGGACAATCCCAATCCTGAAACTGCCGA GTCGGACTACACGGGCGAGAACTTCGTCCGGTTCACGGGCGACACTCGCGCGCACGCGGCGGCGCAGCTGTTCGCGTGGGAGGCGCacgcgcgcggcgtggacgTGCACCTGCTGGCCGAGCCCACCAAGCTGCAGGTGCTGCAGCGCGAGTACCACGACAAGTTCCACAAGTTCAAGACGCAG GTGAAAGAATCAGTACTGGAGAAGTACGGAGGCGAGGAACACCTGAAGGTGCCCCCGCGAGAGCTCCTGCTGGCGCAGACTGAGGTCTTCACGCAGTACAACCGCGACGGAACCGTCGCCAACGGACCTGAGAAACAACTTGCCAA GAGCAAATACGAGGAGGACGTGCTGATCAACAACCACACGTCAGTGTGGGGCTCGTACTGGCGCGACGGACAGTGGGGCTACAAGTGTTGCCACTCCTTTATCAAG ATGTCATACTGTGTGGGCGAGGCGGGCAAGTCTGTAGTACTGGAAGTTAAGGACGCAGACACCGGAAAGGCGTCCTCTTCCAGCGCCGTTTTTAAAGAGCCGGCGGAGAAGAAGAAAGATAAAAAAGAAAAAG AAAAATcctcgtcatcatcatcatcgtcgtcGAGCTCAAGCAGCTCTGACTCGGAGCCCGACCACCGCTCCAAGACGGAGAAGACGAgtaagaagaagaaaaagaggAAGTCCAAGAAGAAGAGGAAGAAGGACAAGAAGGAACTCAAGAAGGAGGAAGATAAATTGAAAAAG GCCTTAGAAGCGGAAGAAAGGCAGCAGAAACACGCCTCATATTTATTATCTGTGGACGAGCGAAAGCGGCCCTACAACAGCATGTACGAGGCCAAGGCCCCTACCGAAGAAGAAATGGAGGCCTACAGGATGAAACGACAGCGAGAGGAGGACCCTATGAGCCAGTTCATGTGa
- the LOC134668395 gene encoding sorting nexin-12: MMAAEDTTADATRRLNVKKQTLDDAYAAPANFLEIDVVNPVTTMGVGKKRYTDYEVRMRTNLPVFKVKESSVRRRYSDFEWLRNELERDSKIVVPPLPGKALKRQLPFRGDDGIFEEEFIEDRRKGLETFINKIAGHPLAQNERCLHMFLQEPTIDKNYVPGKIRNT, from the exons ATGATGGCTGCTGAGGACACAACAGCGGACGCGACGAGGCGGTTAAATGTTAAGAAACAAACGCTGGACGACGCGTACGCGGCGCCGGCCAATTTCCTCGAAATTGACGTGGTGAACCCAGTGACGACAATGGGAGTCGGGAAGAAACGCTATACGGATTATGAAGTCCGCATGAGG ACCAATCTGCCCGTGTTCAAAGTGAAAGAGTCGAGCGTGAGGCGGCGGTACAGCGACTTCGAATGGCTCAGAAACGAATTGGAACGAGACAGTAAG ATTGTAGTACCACCTTTGCCGGGCAAAGCTTTAAAGAGGCAATTGCCTTTCCGTGGAGATGATGGCATATTTGAAGAGGAATTTATAGAGGACCGCAGAAAAG GCTTAGAAACATTCATCAACAAGATAGCCGGGCACCCGCTAGCACAGAATGAGCGCTGCCTGCACATGTTCCTGCAAGAGCCAACCATCGACAAGAACTACGTCCCCGGCAAgatacggaacacataa